The stretch of DNA GGGAGTGTGCTTGGgtgtgtgttggtgggggtgggggttctttTGAACCCACACAAAGCCATGTGCTGAGACGCCACATTCCTGCTGGCTGGGCTTCCTGTTCCAGATGCATTCTTGCCCCAGAGTCACCAGGGAGACTGCTTGGAATCTGGCCCCACATTCTCGAAATTCAGGGCGAGATCCAACAAAGGTTCCCTCCCTGTACCTCCCTACCATCTCCCTTTGGTGGAAAGAAGCCACCTGATAGGCCAGCAGTATGACACTGCCTGGGGGATTTGGTGCCACATATCCTGTTGGACCTTCATGAAGCAGTTACTGCCAGGCCGGAcattctctgtttccctgtctgtaTCTGGGAAAgaggaatggggggggggtgctgtctAGGAGGACAGGGTTAGGAGGAGGCAACCCAGATGGCCTATGACTAGCAGGGAAGGGCTTGGCCTGAAAATCAAGGTGTTAAGAGACGGCTGGTAATTCAGGCACTTGGCGCTCATTCTTTCTCAGACCTGgacctctgtttccccatcttcTACAGCCATCTTATAGTTTGTGGCTCTCTGATGAAGGCTCCTGTGTAAGATATTTGAGGAAGGGCATGAAGGAGCATGGAGCAGAAAGGGGTGGGCACTGTTTTCTCCCTCCCAGTTAACAGCTGCTTCCTCCCAAAGGCTCTGGTtctagcccctcccccagaggctcAGGTGCAAGTTTGCACGTCCACCAGTCCCCTTATCTGCCTCCAGGGGATTTGGGTCCTGCTGGGATTTTTTCCAGCCCGGTCACCTTCCTCAGGAGAATGAGGTTTCCTTTAGAAGCCAGCAGCCCTCTGGTCACGAGGCTGTGTCACCTTCGGCAGCTCCCTAGGCTACCAGCTTGAAAGCAGGCTGGGAGCCTTTGAGGACGGAGGCTGGTGGAATCCCACGGACGCaaagagggctgggggtgggggacagggaaatATCTACACTTCCACCGCCTCCAGGCTGCTTCCTTGTTTCACCTCGATCACTTCCCTAGATCCTGAAGTCCCCCTAGGCCCTAGTTTTAGGGTGCTCAAGTGCGGGACGAGGAGGGCATTCAGATCTAGTCACAAGGCGCTCTGCAGTTGTTGGAAAGGATTTCCATGTGGACGGAATCATTTCCCCCTTCTAACGCGTCAGGTTTCTGAATGTTAGTTAGTTGCCCCAGGCACACCGCTGGGAGCGCAGGGACGCCCGTGCAGCCAGCACGTGCGGCCGCATTTCCTTCCGCGCGGCTGTCCAGTCCCGGCcgaccctccacccccatccctggcTGCGTTTCGGCGGCAGGAAGACGGACGAGCCTGTGAACCGGGAATGGGGGGTGCCGGGTAACTCCGCACCTCGAGCCAGACAGCGTCCCCAGGCGGGCGTCTCCGTTCCTCGGCCGCTGGGCGGGAGCTTGGGGCTGCCCGGGGCGGAAGGACCGAAGATCGAGGCCTTTTCTCGGCTCCCCCGCGCGCCTATCGCGCCTCGCGCCCCGGCTCCCAGCCCCCGCCTCTGCCCCCGCGGCCCCACTCGgcgcacctccccctcccccgcccgcacACCTgcgcgcccctcccccctccccccttcccgcCCCTTCCCCTCGCCCCTACCNNNNNNNNNNNNNNNNNNNNNNNNNNNNNNNNNNNNNNNNNNNNNNNNNNNNNNNNNNNNNNNNNNNNNNNNNNNNNNNNNNNNNNNNNNNNNNNNNNNNCGCCGCGCCGTCCTCGCCGCCTCCCTTCGGATGGCACCTCGCACTCTGGAGACACCCTGGGTTTGGGCATTACACCAGCCACCACCTTCTATCCCACTCCCTCGGGGGACCACTTCCCTCTAATTCCCCATCTGGATCCTTCTCCGCCCAGCCCTTGCCCCCGCCGGCAGGTCCAAAAGCCCCCTGGGCGGCGGCGGACCCGTTCCCGAAGGAGACTTCCTGGCTGACCTCCTTGGCCAGAGGGGCCTGGCCTGGCACCCAGCTCTCCTGCGTGGCCGGCGGTGAGACGTAGGCGGCCCTCCATCCTCTCCAGCCGTAGTTCGTGCATCATTGTTACAGCTGGGGACCCAGAGCGTGGGTAGGGAGGGCCTGCCGCTGCTTCCCTTCCTACCCCCTACTAGTTCCCGTTTGGGATTTTTTACCCCCACTTCTCCGCAAAATCTTCAGTATTTTTCGTTTAAAAGAACAGAAGCCCGCAATGATTATAGCTGTTATTTTATTACTCTCCCCCAGGAGCTTTAGGAGAGACTTTATCCTGCATCCTGATGCTAGTTTGGATCCCAGGCTTCCGCTTGTGCCCTTTCCAGTCTCCCTGAAGCcggagggtgggggtaggggtcgTAGTCATACTGCCGGGTGGGGAGTAGTTGAAGAGACTAAGGCTCCCCATTCACGACCTGGAGGTCTTAGGTTGACCCTGGGCGCCAGATCACAAGGGCTCCCCAGAAAAAAGTGGCTTCTCCCTCAAAGGAGGGTGGCCATATAAGGAAATGATGAATAGGACATGCAAGGCTTTGCCCATATTTTGAGTCTGTGATCATTAACAAAGACTATTTGTAAAGGGAACCCGACCTACCTTCTCCCAGCCAGGGATGGGGAGATATATGGGCGGGGCTGTGGCTGTCCAGTCCTAGCCCCTCCTTTCACCTCTGGCCCAGGACACTCCTCCCCTGGGAATACTGCCAGCTTCCAGGAATGCTGGGGGTGTTAGGGGCAGCCTGCCCAGCCTGATACTGACTGTCCTTGCAGATGGGGTTGGCGGGGACCTGGCACGCGGCTGTGTAGTACCTGGAGTCAGCAGCACCTACCGACGGATCCCGGACGCTGTTCAGGGTTGCTCCCTGGACTCCTGGAAAGGGGATGGCCAGCTGAGAGGCCTCAGGAGGCAGGAGCCACTTCTCAAACTGGCTTCCTGGGACTCAGGAGTGGAGATGGTGGTTGAAGACAGCTCCCTGGCCACCTCACCAGGCCTTACTCAGGACTCTCTGGACTTTGAGCCTACAGGGATCCCTGAGCCCCTTGGCCTTGCTGCCACAGAGCCTCCTGCCCACCTAGGCCGGCTCCTGGCCAATCGTAAGCTAGAGCAGGTGCTGAAGCGGTCTCGCCAGCTCCCGACCTCCCCTGTTAGCATGTCACAACACCCCTATTCCCTGAAGCCACCAATCAAGCCTGAATGTGAAATGCCCCTTTTTGGAGCAGGGGAACAGGAGGCCACTGAGGCAGAAACTGACCTAGAGGCAGGCctggaaggagcagagatggTGAGTGCCAAGTCTCAGGGCTGGGTGAAAAGTGCAATGCAAATGATCCTTTTACACGGAGGGGTGGTTTGCTGGCTGGTGGACCTCCCTGACTTGTTCTCCTTGGAGCTCTCTTGGGGCTGGGCACTCCTTGCCTCTGATTGATGGGTTGTGTCCTGGCTTCTTGCCTTAGACTACTCCCAGCTGTGTGGAGGTGGGCAGTAtgggggcactggggagccagctgGCGGTGGGGGCGCTCTCCCTGGCCTCTCTGCTCCCGTCTTCTGGCTGCCTAGTATGGGAGTCTGcttgagtccagaagtcttccttacCTCACTCTGTCCCAcaggtggggggcctggggcctgagGCCTGGGCCTGTCTCCCAGGGCAGGGGCTCCGCTATCTGGAACACCTGTGCCTGGTGCTGGAGCAAATGGCAAGGCTCCAGCAGCTCTACTTGCAGCTGCAGACCCAGAGGCCCCCATGGGTGAGTGAGCcacaggtgagtgggggaggcggaAGAGGGCTGCGACCCCTGCAAGCAGGGCTGCCTTCAGAACAGGCTCAGCCATCTAGTCAGGTCTGGAGTACCTGTCTCTCTGTGCACAGGATCctgaagtggaggaggggcagcacCAGCCACCAGCCCTGGCCCCTTCACCTCCACCTTCTTGTGCCCCAGGCAGTGAGGTGCAGGAACTGCTCAGCCAGACTCAGGAAATAGGTGAGGGGCAATTGTATTTCCCTCTGTGTCTTGTCTACCCAGGCACccgccgccccccctccccctcctggcctAGACAGACCTCCTGAGCCCTGGTTTTGATGGGTGGATTCCTGTTTCTGGCGCTGGGTAATCTGAATTTCTTTCTGAAGGGGCCAAAACAGCTTCACCCCTAGAGGTAGGGGTTCCCAGTGCCAACACTCCCAGGCTTTTAGAGGCTTCAGCAGAGCCAGTTCATATCTTCCCATCCTCCCAGGGACACAAGGTAGGTGATAGGTATTTGTGGAGGCAGGTGTTAGGGTGGAGTTGGGGATATAGGGTGGTGGGGTTTGTAGATACCCTGAAGGCCAGAAACTCTGGGAAAATGACAGAATTCCTGATTGGAGCAGTCCTCGCTGTGGTGACCGCTATCTCTGGGAGCTTGGTCAGGGGTATATTGTGGGGAGGAGCTCTGGGGTGTGATCCCCTCACCCTCTGCTCAGCGGGATATTTTCCACTGGAACAAGGTCAAGGTCCTGCTCAACCGGATCCGTTGGAAGAGCTCGAAACACTCTgagtcccctgcccctcctgatGGCCCTGCCCCAAGGTGAGTCCTGCGGCCCAGCCCGGTTAGGGCAAAGGAAGAAGGCTGATGAAGCAAGAAGCCAAGATTGTAGTGCcatttgtgggctttttttttttttttttaaatctctttaaagtCTGAGAGATGTAGATAGTCTTGGAGAGGGTGGTGGAAGCAACAGAAAGTAGTTAAAGCGTCCCATATGCAGATGATGAGGATGGGGACTGGGCTGGGGAAGGAAGTTGCTTTCCCAAGTCTACATGCACAGTGAgtcagtgacagagccaggaccaGAGTATGGGAACCCCGCCCCCCCAAGCCCAGCCAAAGCCCTCACCCCTCACAGCTGAACCTTAGGCCACCTCCCAGATTTGCTGGGAGAACAAGGTTAGGATGCAAAGGTTTCTACAGTAGATGATCGGGGGGTAATGCTGAATAATTCTGTGGGGATAAGAAGCACTGCTTTAGCATTTCCAGGCTCCTCAGGGCAGATAAGCAATGCTCCATCAACCCCAGGGCCGTTGTtaccttcatttcttcctcctaGCCTAAcgcttcctttcctttttcacagGATAGAGTCAAGGGGCATCCGTGAAAGACCTCCATGCCAGCCCCTCCGGAAAACCTTTATGCCATCATTTGTGGTTAAGAAGCAACGAGCCAAAAACCTTTCTGTATGCTGAGACCTCCTGGTGCAGAGACATGACGCTGGGTGGAGGGGTGTGCAGTGAAGTCATCTTCCTCGCCCTTTGCCCTGTTAACTGTTTATGGGCACTGCCAGGAAAAGCTGCTGATGCTCACCCTTCTTTCTGAGGAGAAGGCTGGACCTTTCTCCTTTGGGCAGCCTGGCAGAGGAGCCCTGGTCCCCTGAGGGCCCCAGGGTGCAGCAGCCCCCGGGCGCCTTGCTGGTTGCCAGGAATCCCTGGGCCTAGACAATGTGAACTAACTAACTTATTTACCAGGAGTCATGAAGCATGGTAAATGGGGGCCTAGCGTGTCGCAGATGTGCATTTATACAAAATGATACGTGTGTCTCTGCAAGTCTATCACTGTTGTGAACTGGCTGGATGCAACCATGTCTTCTGAATCATGCATTCAAAGGGTTGGTCTAGGTGAGGTAAAGGATGGAACTGACCTTCATTCCTCAGTGGGCAGTTCCTGATTTGGAATCTTGCTTTCCTCCTAATACCTTCGTGGGCAGCCCCAGGGCAGAGAAGGGTGCTCTGTTGGGTTCCTCTGCATTGAGTCTTGCCTGTGGAGCAGAGTCCCTGAAGACTGAACCTGAAATAGAAAGGTCAGGGACAACATGGAGAATAGCAGAGTGAACTTCAAAGTCTGTCTGAGCTGCTTTGGTCCCTAATATCCTTAATACATCAGAGCTGAAACCAGAGACTCATACTAGCTTTTAGACCTTGACAAAATCCCTTAATTTTTGTGAGCCGTAGCTTCCTACTTAATCTCCCAAATGGTCTAATGATATCTGCCCTACCTACCTACCTCACATTCTTACTATGAAGATAAAACGAGATGAAACTGTCTCAGAGTGCTTTGTGAATGTTAGTTGAACAGGAAGGGGGAGGGTATGGGTGTTGGAAGGAGGCCAAGCTGGAGGGATGATGGGAAGGCCAGAGGATAAGGGAGGCCTGGGGTTGCTAATGGAGACTAAACTGGTCAGTGATTAGCAGCAATACTTGAAGCAAGTCACTTTACTGAAGTCTCAGGTCTCCTGGGAATTAGGGCACTAATTCCTGATCACACCTTACTGCCTTGTGAGGACTaaaggaaatatttcctttttttttttttttttttttttaagaaactctcTCTGAGAGATAGTGCaagagtgcatgtgcatgcagggtgatgggcagagagagaggagagagaatcccaggcagagcctgacacaggactccagcccacaaatgtgagaccatgacctgatcaagagtcagatgcttaactgactgagccactctcaGTGCCcctaaaggaaatatttctgaaattatattGAGAACATTATAAATGTCTACCAAAATTTGTGGTGGTTTATTTACTACAGTCTTGCAGGTTCCTAGCTGTTTGCTAATTGAGAAAGGGCAAGAGTCTCCTGTAGATAAtcagagggcaggagggaaggagtgggtgggtgtgtgtgtgtgtgtgtgtgtgtgtgtgtgtgtggaaaggcGGGGCTGGGAATGAGATCACTAGCTTGAATCTGACAGGAATGTCCCCTAGAAATGGCCCTGATCTGGCACCTTCCTCCTTTATTCAGAAGGGGCTAGTTCTCTTGCGGCTGGAGCTCGGGGTCTGCCAGAATGAGGCCAGATGTGGGGTGGTAGGTGCTCTCTTCTATTTGGGGGTCCAGCTCCTGCTGTCTTTGGACAAGGAACCAAATCTCTAAAGCCTACTTTTCTAATGGGACACTTAAGCGAGGACACCACTTAGGCCCAGCTCCCTCACGCGCATCCGATCGGGGAAGGTGCATTTCCGTTCCACAGTTGGAGTTGGATGGCAGGCCggcgtgggggaagggagaagtcggtggagaggagggagggaccaTATCCGGGAGAGTGGCAGCTTCCGACCAGTGGTCGCGCTTCCGGAGAGGCGCTTCCGGTGGTGGCGGCAGCAGCGGCTGTGGTGGTTCCGGGTGTCTTTGTCCCCCCGGTGTCGCGGCCCTGGCCCGCAGGTGGGTTGGGGGGCCCCCCGCCGCCCCTCTGCCCCTTCGCCCCTCCCCCGGCCGAGGGGCTGCGAGGGCCGGGCAGCAAAGATGCACAGGCCGAGGAAGGGGCCGAGCCCCCCTAAGGACTGCAAGTCCCGTCTCCCTGGCAACGGCCTCGGCCCTGGGGGCGGGCGGGAGGAGGAGAAACCGCGCGCCTTCGTCCTCCCACGGTGGCCCCACAGCGCCCCGGCCCGGGAGGCCCGGTGCCGGTGACTGCCGAGGCGggagcagaggcccagggagaACGGGAGCAGGAGGGCGGGCGGCGCGCTGGCGGATTCGCGCTCGGCGGAGCCACAGGGCTACCTTCCCACCAGCCCGTCCGGGGAACAACGGGCCGGGCTTCCGGGGAGAGGGCCCGCATCTCTCCGGCACCAGCCTCCTCCATTTTCCGGGGCCTAGCTTGGAGCATTTTGGCGGAcgtgtttgaatgaatgaatgtcattGGGGCTCTTCCCAATCCCCCAGTGTCCCCAAGCATCTGCGAGTGGTGCGGCGTAGTGAGAGGAACGCTAACTTGGAGACCCGGGTGGGAGTCTCAGTTTTGTCACTAACGGGTTCTAAGACCCTGAGCAAGTCTTTTAAtctctttgagcttcagtttccttttctttcaaacaGCTTGACAGTATCATCCACCACTAAGTTATTGTGAAGGCGAACGGGAACaatgtaattttttcatttcctgcTCTTTATGTTCTCTCCATCTTCCTTCGTTTTCGATACCCACCTCGCCTCTTAAAATCTCAGTTACTTTTGCGGGGGTTGGGGCTGGGGTCGATGGAAAATTTCCCTCTAGGCTGTTAACTTCTTTTCCGATTAAAGGTTTTTTCTAAGATTCTGAAAGAGGACAGCATTCCCAATGTCCCAGTTTAAGCGCCAGCGGATCAACCCGCTTCCAGGGGGACGCAACTTCTCAGGTGACTACCGTTATCCGTGCTTGGCTTCATACTGGGTAGTGTGAGCTTTGGagatagtcttttaaaatgtggcttttgGGGTTTCCCCTGGTGGAGTGTAAATTGCTGCCAGCGTTTCATAGGAAAATAGGAGATGAGCACAGTGGTGGCCAGTGAAACCCTCCAACCCAATGGAGGAGTTGGTTGGAGCCACTTTGTACTTTGGGTCTACGGTATCTTCTGGCTGACTCTAGTGCTCAAAACGGTAGGTGCACCTCCTGGAGATTGCTTCTCTGTCCATGTAGGCGCAGCTTCAACATCTCTTTTGGGCCCTCCTCCTGGTTTGCTCACTCCTCCTGTGGCCACAGACCTGTCCCAAAATGCCAGGCACCTTCAGGTAGGTTGGGTATTTTTTCTAGTGAGATTCAACACCTGCGACTACCACAGCATGCCTGGTGCTTGCATTCTTGCATCGCTATGTTCATCCTTCCTGACACTCCTGGCCTGGGCCAGAATGGAGGTGACTAGACATCTCTGACTGGGGAGTCCTAAGTTCTTGCTGTAGAGAAATCTTTAGGGTGCTTCTTGGAATTAGAGAACTGGAAATCCTAGAAGCTCGTGACCTCAGAATCAGCATGATCTCCTCCCATGCCCCTGCAATAGATTATAACTATTACGCATGTATGCCTCTTGCGTGTGAACCTTGATGCAGTACTCTGTTGAGCCCAGTGGGGTTTGGCTGGAGGGGAGATGCTAATGGCAGAGTGTGGACAGATGCTCTGTGTGACTTTCAAACTGCACTGTTCTCTTACAGGGTGGGGAGAAGCAGCGGGTCTTCACTGGCATTGTTACCAGCTTGCATGACTACTTTGGGGTGGTGGATGAAGAGGTCTTTTTTCAGCTAAGGTAGG from Suricata suricatta isolate VVHF042 chromosome 1, meerkat_22Aug2017_6uvM2_HiC, whole genome shotgun sequence encodes:
- the C1H8orf58 gene encoding uncharacterized protein C8orf58 homolog → MHHQHWLGWHLMPLTLPVVNAASPDEPDVGGPPSSPAVVRASLLQLGTQSVDGVGGDLARGCVVPGVSSTYRRIPDAVQGCSLDSWKGDGQLRGLRRQEPLLKLASWDSGVEMVVEDSSLATSPGLTQDSLDFEPTGIPEPLGLAATEPPAHLGRLLANRKLEQVLKRSRQLPTSPVSMSQHPYSLKPPIKPECEMPLFGAGEQEATEAETDLEAGLEGAEMVGGLGPEAWACLPGQGLRYLEHLCLVLEQMARLQQLYLQLQTQRPPWVSEPQDPEVEEGQHQPPALAPSPPPSCAPGSEVQELLSQTQEIGAKTASPLEVGVPSANTPRLLEASAEPVHIFPSSQGHKVKVLLNRIRWKSSKHSESPAPPDGPAPRIESRGIRERPPCQPLRKTFMPSFVVKKQRAKNLSVC